One window from the genome of Hyperolius riggenbachi isolate aHypRig1 chromosome 6, aHypRig1.pri, whole genome shotgun sequence encodes:
- the BCL10 gene encoding B-cell lymphoma/leukemia 10 isoform X2 — protein MLMADRHFDYLRSKKILSKDDTEEILSHATSTRRAGELLDRVVKNPKGLDVLIESIRQLGTQVFLIDKITDEVLRVKNLRLESFKGCGSSTSPISSNGIISDLYRQHSSDGKLLKPEMESTVLHHPEGESSLLAYFNTMTFSDQSTLENRTRSTRLSSPVSPRLPRPGELGAPPLPVTLPQEHEDDSEILPLRSTSPFNPR, from the exons ATGCTGATGGCCGATCGGCACTTTGACTATCTACGTTCTAAGAAGATTCTTAGCAAGGATGACACAGAAGAAATTTTGAGTCACGCGACCAGCACTAGGAGAGCAGGGGAGCTGCTGGATCGAGTGGTAAAGAATCCTAAAGGCCTCGATGTTCTGATCGAATCCATAAGGCAGCTGGGGACACAAGTCTTCCTCATAGACAAGATCACAGATGAGGTGCTCCGAGTAAAGAACCTGAGGCTGGAATCCTTCAAAG GATGTGGCTCCAGCACCTCACCGATATCATCTAATGGGATAATTAGCGACCTCTACAGGCAACACTCCTCCGACGGCAAGTTACTTAAACCGGAAATGGAATCCACGGTGCTCCACCATCCTGAAGGAGAGTCCAGCCTTCTCGCCTACTTCAACACAATGACATTCAGTGACCAATCCACGCTGGAAAACAGAACGAGAAGCACCAGACTTAGTTCGCCGGTGTCACCGAGGCTTCCTAGACCTGGAGAACTGGgagctcctcctcttcctgtgacCCTTCCTCAGGAGCATGAAGACGACAGCGAAATTCTTCCTCTAAGATCTACCTCACCCTTTAACCCCAGATAA
- the BCL10 gene encoding B-cell lymphoma/leukemia 10 isoform X1, giving the protein MTPLKLNEDEMADIKRDAIEQLRPYLCGMLMADRHFDYLRSKKILSKDDTEEILSHATSTRRAGELLDRVVKNPKGLDVLIESIRQLGTQVFLIDKITDEVLRVKNLRLESFKGCGSSTSPISSNGIISDLYRQHSSDGKLLKPEMESTVLHHPEGESSLLAYFNTMTFSDQSTLENRTRSTRLSSPVSPRLPRPGELGAPPLPVTLPQEHEDDSEILPLRSTSPFNPR; this is encoded by the exons ATGACTCCCCTGAAGCTGAACGAGGATGAGATGGCTGACATCAAGAGAGAT GCCATCGAACAACTCCGTCCATATCTGTGCGGGATGCTGATGGCCGATCGGCACTTTGACTATCTACGTTCTAAGAAGATTCTTAGCAAGGATGACACAGAAGAAATTTTGAGTCACGCGACCAGCACTAGGAGAGCAGGGGAGCTGCTGGATCGAGTGGTAAAGAATCCTAAAGGCCTCGATGTTCTGATCGAATCCATAAGGCAGCTGGGGACACAAGTCTTCCTCATAGACAAGATCACAGATGAGGTGCTCCGAGTAAAGAACCTGAGGCTGGAATCCTTCAAAG GATGTGGCTCCAGCACCTCACCGATATCATCTAATGGGATAATTAGCGACCTCTACAGGCAACACTCCTCCGACGGCAAGTTACTTAAACCGGAAATGGAATCCACGGTGCTCCACCATCCTGAAGGAGAGTCCAGCCTTCTCGCCTACTTCAACACAATGACATTCAGTGACCAATCCACGCTGGAAAACAGAACGAGAAGCACCAGACTTAGTTCGCCGGTGTCACCGAGGCTTCCTAGACCTGGAGAACTGGgagctcctcctcttcctgtgacCCTTCCTCAGGAGCATGAAGACGACAGCGAAATTCTTCCTCTAAGATCTACCTCACCCTTTAACCCCAGATAA